ATTTGAAACTTGAAGGAAAGCTTTTTAAACTATGAAACTACTGTTACATCGGCATTTTTTCCTTTTTAGGACGGCTGCCGTTCCAGGCAGCATAACAATAGAAAATAACAGAGACTAAAGATAGAACCAAAATGTACTTTTCCCCATTCTCAAGAGAGAAACACATTCTTTATTGATTGCAACCCCTGTACGACCAGTTTCATTTCCATCCGTTCTTTGGGCGTCTCAGCAGAACACGAAACACCAAGTTCGATAATGTCTGTCAAAGCCTCACATAGCTTAGCATTTTTCTCACCATTGATTATAACGTTTTCATAGTCATCATCGTTATTTTGAAGAATAACAAGCGTATGATCAACGATTTGCATAAATCTATCACTAGTAAGAGCCGTCTTAGCAAAACTATGAAGGGTAAGGCCATCTTTAAACATGTTGGCTGTAGGTCTCCTTCCCGTAAACAACTCTAGCAACAAGATCCCAAAGCTATATAAGTCGCCATTTGTAGAGACCGCTCTACCCATTCCATACTCTGGATTTGAAAAAAAGATAATAT
This is a stretch of genomic DNA from Papaver somniferum cultivar HN1 chromosome 1, ASM357369v1, whole genome shotgun sequence. It encodes these proteins:
- the LOC113323675 gene encoding probable LRR receptor-like serine/threonine-protein kinase At3g47570 encodes the protein MPNGSLENWLHPTANNGQHQRSTNRPLKFIERLSIAIDVASALDYLHRQCQTPIAHCDLKPSNVLLDEDMNGHLGDFGSAKFLHGVIVNVESGNHCSTSLIRGSIGYVAPEYGMGRAVSTNGDLYSFGILLLELFTGRRPTANMFKDGLTLHSFAKTALTSDRFMQIVDHTLVILQNNDDDYENVIINGEKNAKLCEALTDIIELGVSCSAETPKERMEMKLVVQGLQSIKNVFLS